From the Gemmatimonadales bacterium genome, the window GCGCGCTCGTCTACATCATCGTCAGTCCAGTCCTCTGGAGCGATCCAGATGACCGCCGGTCCTACCAGCGTGCCAGCTGCGTGATCTGAACCAAGTTGCCGCAGGTGTCCTTGAGCATGGCAATGGTCGAGCCGGTCACCTCGGTTGGGGGCATGGTGAACTCGGCGCCGCGACCCTTGATCCGCGCGTAGTCGGCCTTGACGTCGTCGGTGAAGAACATGGCCGCGGGCTGGTTGGCCTGGAACCTGGCCTGCTGGTAAGCCCTGGCCGCCGGGTCGTCGTTCAGCGCCAGCTGCAGCTGGGTGCCGTCCGGCTCCTCCGCCGAGGCCACCGTCAGCCACCGAAACGGCCCCTGACGGAAATCGGCCTTCTTGGTGAAGCCCAGCACCTCGGTGTAGAACCGCAGCGCCTTGTCCTGGTCGTCGACGTATACGCTGACCAGCTTGATCCTCATCGGTTCCCCTCCCCGGTCATTGGTCCATTCTGACCCAGCAGGCCTTCGAGGCGATCGAGGCGCCCGCGCCAGAAGGCGCCGAAGAAGCTCATCCAGTCCACCAGGGGTGCGAGCCCTCGCGGCCGGGCGCTGTAGTGCGTCTGGCGTCCCTTGCGCCTGGCCCGCACCAGCCCCGCGTGCTTCAGCACGCCCAGGTGCTTCGAGACCGCGGGCTGGGAGACGTCCGCGTGGCCGATCAGCATCCGCACGGTCCGCTCGCCCTCGCGGCTCAGGCGCTCGCACAGCGCCCGGCACGTCGGATCGGCAAGGGACCCGAGGACGGCGTCAGGTGCCGTATGCACAGGAAACGGACAGCCTTTTGGTCATGAACCAACGATAGCCAACTGGTTTATGAATGGGCAAACGCCGGCAATCGCGCCCAGGACGTCCGTTCCCGGACAACTCCCCGGCGCCGGACACGGCGATGGAGCGAAGCAGGAATACTCGTAGGGGCACGCATCCCGCGCGGTCGTCGCCGCGCGCGCCCCCGGCGTTGCGCGATCCGATCAGTGCCGGGTCAGCACCTCCTCGAACAAGGCGACGGCACGTGGGTCGCCGGTCTGGCCGAGCCAGAAGAAAGCCTTGCGGCGGACGTCCGGGTCGCGGTTGGAGCGGGCGATCCGAATCAGGGCCGGGACGCCGACGTCCCGTGGCTGCTGCGACAGGGCGAAGACGGCCTGCTCGCGTACGTCGCGATCCAGCGAGTCGTCGCCCGCCATGGCGGTGAGGTCCGCGGTCGCGGCCACGCCCGCCGCCTCACCCAGCCAGAACACCGCCTGCTCGCGAGAGCGGCGGGGCGCGACGCCGTCGCGCGCGAGCCGGACGAGATCGGGCCAGACGCTCGCGGAGTCCGCGAGGGTCGCAGGGAAGACGGCGTCGTGCGCGGCCGGCACGTCCGCGCGGCGTGCCAGGTCCACGAGGAAGCGCGCCGCCTCGGCGGCCGGGACCGTTCCCAGGTCCGTCACGCCGCTGGCCGGCTTCCAGCGGCCGCCGACGTAGGTCCGCAGGTGGGTGACCACGCCGCCCTCCACCTGGAGAACCAGGCGCACGGGGCCCGAGTCGCAGGGACATTCGTCGTCGTCCCAGTCGGCGCTGGAGTTGACCCGGTGCCGTCCACAGTACCCGCCGGCGCAGTCGAACGAGATGTTGCCGGCGCCGTTGCCGCATACGCCCGGCCGCGCGGCGTACGTCAGCCGGACCGCGCCGTCCGGGGCGCGCGCGACGCGCTGTGCAAGGGACTGGGCCCGCACCGGCAGCGCGGCGCCGAGCGCCGCCGTGAAGACGAGGAACGCCCGGGTCATTGGTTGACGATCTCCAGGAGGACCTGCGCCGCGCGCGGGTCGTGGGACTGGCCCAGCCAGAACAGCGCCTTCTTGCGCAGGTCCGGGTTCGTCTCGTGCCGTGCGATGTCGATGATCTTGTCCAGCGCCTGCGGCTCGTGGCGCTGGGAATACACGAAGATCAGCTGCTCCTTCAGATCGACGTCGCTGATGCGGTCGTACAGCTGCGTCAGGTCGGCGATGCCGGCCCCGGTCTGGCCGGCCCAGAACAGCGCCTTCTTCCTGAGGTCGACGTCCTCGCGCGAATTCACCGCGAGATCCATCAGCCAGCGGGTGTTCTCCTCCGAGTGCATCTGGGAGAGCGAGAAGATGATCTTCTCCTTGAGGTCCGAGGAGGACACCCGCGCATACAGGTCGCGCAGGAACGACCCGTTGTCCGCCTCGTGCTGCTGGCCCAGCCAGAAGACCGCCTTCTCGCGCGTCTCCTCCGGCGCGTCCTCGCGTCCGGCGTAAGCCCGGAGCATCTGCTCCGCGCGGGGATCCCGGATCTGCGACAGGGCGAACACGGCCTTCTCGCGCAGGTCCTCGTCGGTCGAGGTCCGCAGGATCGAGTCCAGGGCGGTGACCGCGCGCTCGCTGCCCACCTGCGAGAGCCAGAACACCGCCTGCTCCCGCACGTCGCCGTCCGGGTCGTCGCGCGCGACCGAGAGCAGCACGTCCTCGGTCTCCGGCGTGCGCTTCTGCGACAAGACGAAGACGGCCCGCCGCCGCAGGCCGGCGGAGCACGGGTCGCGGCGGGCCAGCACCTGCTTCAGGACCGGCACCGCGTTCACCGCGTCCATCTGCATCAACGCGTTCATCGCCGCCACGCGGGGGTCGTCATCGTCGTCGGAGCACGCGCGCTGGGTGGCCTGGCCCGTGTCGGCACCGGTGGCGCCGGCGTGGGCCTGGATCCACTCGCCGGCCCGGGGGTCGCCGCGGCGCGCCAGCTCGCCGTAGACGCGGGCCAGCAGGGCGTCGCCGTCGCCGCGCGTCGCGGCACGCGGGAAGTGCGCGGCCTGGTACTCGAGCAGGGTGGTGGCGACGCGGAGATTGGCGTCGTCGCCCGTCCGGTAGAGCGCGAAGGCCGCCCAGTAGTGTGCATCCGGCACGTACTCCGACCGCGGATACCGCCGGATCAGGTCGCGGAACGCGGTCGCGGCGTCGGCGTAGCGACCCCGGTTCAGGAGCTGGCGCGCGGCGCGATACAGGGAATCGCCGGGATCGTCGGGAGCCCATGCCGCAGGCGGCTCGGAGGCGAAGAGGCGACCGTCGGGAGCGGCGATGGCCCCGGGCGCCGGCGCCTGCGCGCCGAGGGACGGCCATCCGGCGGCACCGGCGGCGCGCGGCGCCGGCGCGGAGGCGGGGGCGGTCTGCAGGGCGAGCGCGACGGCGGCGAGCAGCGAGAGCTTGCTGGACATCACAGTGCTCCTTGGGTGCGCGCAGCCCCGGCGGCCGCGGGAGTCGCGGCCCGGAGCCGGGTCAGCACGCTGTGTTGGGTCAGTCCCTCGTTGATCAAGTCGATGTCGTCCTGACGCCCGGCCTCGCCCCGCAGCTGGGTGATCTGCGCCAGAACCAGCTCGAGATCCTGCAGCAGGGACCGCAGCTCGGCATCGCGGCCGACGGGGGAATCGAGCATCAGGCGCGTGGTGGTGAGGAGATCGCGCGCCGAGGCGACGAACTGCGGATCCAGCCGGCGCCCCCGGCTCTCGGCGCGAAAGCCGGTGAGCAGGACCTCGGTGCGGGCGAGATACTGCGCGGCCGCCAGGCGGTAGGGAGCGGAAAACGTACCGGGAGCCGCGGCCGTGGACGCGCCCGTCCGCGGAGCCGCCATCCAGCCGAGCCTTCCGAGCCCGATCCCCAGGACCAGCGTGGCCGCGAGCGCCAGGCCCCAGCGGAGCCGCCTCAGGTTGCGCCGGGCCGCACGACGGCGCTCCAGCTCGGCGGCGATCGCGGCCCACATCTCCTGGCGCGGAGCGGTCGGCGGAGCGTGGTACGCCCGGGCCGCTTCCCGCAGTCTCTCGGGCAACGCGTCGTCGGGTTCGGTCGTCATGGGATCCACTCTCCCTCGAAGTCGGCCAGGGCATCCCGCAGCTTGGCGCGAGCCCGCGACAGCTGGCCCTTGGACGTGCCGGCCTCGATGCCGAGCGCCGCGCCGATCTCATCGTGCGTGTAGCCTTCCACGTCGTGCATCACGAACACGGTGCGATATCCCTCTGGCAGCGCATCGATCGCCTCCGCCAGCCGCCGCTTCAGGTCGGGCTCGGCTTCGCGGCCCGTCCACGCCACGTCGTGACCGTCCTCCAGGCCGGTCTCGCGCCGGCGCAGCCGCTTGACCTTGCGCAAGCCGTTGAGCGCGACCGACACGGCGACTGCATGGAGCCAGGTGGAGAACAGCGATCCACCACGGAACTCGTGCAGGTGCTCGAACGCGCGGACGAACGTGTCCTGAGTGAAGTCCCGCGCCAGGTCGGCGTCGCCGGCGAGCCGGAACACCAGCCGGTACACCCGGTCGACGTGCGCCTCGTACAGCGCCCGCTCCGCCGCCGGCTCACCGGTGCGCGCTCGGGCGATCAGCTCGGCTTCGTGCACGGGACTCCGGCAGTGACGGTCACACGTCCGACACAGGGTGCCGGGAAAGGGTTGCGTCGAAGCGAGGTTCGGCCGGCCGTGGTCGTCGGGCTCACTCGCGCGGCCCCCTCGGGGATGGTGATCCGGCCAGGAATGCCGGGGCCGGCGCCGGTGCGGCGGATTGCCACCGCGCCTCGCCTGCCCGGCCCTCGGCCCGAACGGCGGGTGGCGTCACTTCCACGGCGCGGGCGCCGTCACCTTTGCAGGGGTCGCCCTGTCCCTGTAAGCCACCGGGACGCGACCGCGCGGGCCCCCGCCGGCGGGGCTCGCGCGTCTTCCGGACCCGGGATTCGACCGTAGCTGTGCTGTAATGGGAGGCGCGATGCGCTGCGTGGCAAGCTGGAACTCGCAGCTGATGCAGGGGGACGCCTGGGCGGGCGCGGGACGGAGGCAGTGGTTCGCGCTGAACGACGGCCCGATCCACGCGGACGCCGGCGCGCGCCGTGAGAGGGACGCCGGTCGCCTGCGCCCGTCGCTCGACGCGAGGGGCCTCGCGGTCGTCCGCGGCTTCAGGCTGTCGATCGAATCGTCCGACGGCTACACGTACGGGCACAGCGAGCGGGTGGCGCGCTACGCCTCGCAGGTGGCCGGGGCCTTGGGCATGGCCGAGGTCGAGATCGACGCGGTCCGGGTCGGCGCCTATCTGCACGACGTCGGCAAGATCCGCGTGCCGTACGAGATCCTCAACAAGGCCGGGCGCCTGACCCCGGCCGAGTTCGACGTGATGAAGATGCACGCGGTCTGGGGCCTCGAGCTGCTCGAAGGTGTGGAGTTCCCGTTCGACGTCAGGTCCATCATCCGCTGGCATCACGAGAAGCGCGACGGCTCGGGGTACCCCGACGGCCTGAAGGGGGACGAGATCCCGTTGTGCGCCTCCATCATCGGCATCGTGGACGTGTACGACGCGCTCACCAGCGCCCGCAGCTACCGGCCGGCGATGTCGCCGGCCGACGCCCTGCGCGAGATGGGCTCGCGCCGGAGCTGGTGGAGGCCGGAGGTCTACGACGCGTTCCTGAGCGCCGAAGCCCTGCCCACGTTCAGGCCCACGGTCCGCGCCATGGCCCGCGGCGGTGTCGCGGGGCGGGTGCGCACCGGGAGTCCCGCCGCCGCCTAGAGCCTCCGCCGGCCGCGGTGGAAGCCGCGGCGCTCCGCCTGTAGCTTGGGAGCTCCCAACCGGTCCGGAGGCCTCGTGTTCGTCGGGCACTTCGCGCTGGGCTTCGCCGCCAAGCGCCTCGCTCCCAGGACGTCGCTGGGCACCCTGTTCGCGGCTCCCGAGTTCGCGGACATCCTCTTCCCGCTGTTCGTGCTCCTGGGATGGGAGAAGGTGGCGTTCGCCGGCGGCACCAACCCGTTCCTGTCGATCACGCTCGACCAGTACCCGCTCTCGCACGGCCTGCTCACCCTCGTCGCGTGGGGCGTGCTGTTCGCGGCGCTCTATCGCCTGCGCACCCGGTACGATCGGGGCGCCGTCGTGGTCGGGCTGCTGGTGGTGAGCCACTGGGTGCTGGATTTCGTCACGCACCGGCCGGACATGCCGCTGTGGCCCGGCGGCCCCAAGGTGGGGTTGGAGCTGTGGGCGTCGGTCCCGGGCACGATCGTCGTCGAGGGCGTGCTGTTCGTCGGTGGCGTGGCGCTCTACGCAAGCGCGACGCGCGCGAGGGACGCGGTAGGGCGCTTCGGACTGTGGGCCCTGGTCGCGCTGCTCGTCGTGCTGTACGTGGCATCGCTCGCGCCCACCCCGCCGCCGTCACCGGCCGCGTTCGCGCTGGTCGGGGTTCTCTTGATGGTGGTGCTGCTGGGCCTGGGGGCCTGGATCGATCGTCATCGCGAGGCTTCGCCGTCTCCGGCTCCCTGAGGCGCGGGTGGCGCGCACCGGGCGCGGCGGTTAGGTTCCCGCCCGGTTCTGGGGGCGCCGCAACGCGGCCGGCAGAGTCGGCCTCCTGCGGCGCCCCTTGGTTCAACCTTTGCAGCAGCAGGGAGTCATGAAGGCTTCAGACGTACGCAAGGGGCACGTCCTGATCGTTGACGGCCAGCCGTGCCGGGTCCTGGATTTCCAGCACCGCACGCCCGGGAACCTGCGCGCGTTCGTGCAGGTCCGGATGCGGAACCTGGTGAGCGGAAACACGTTCGACACCCGATACATCGCGACCGAGTACGTGGACGAGGCGCGGCTCGACACCAAGGAGTTTCAGGTGCTCTACCGCGACGACCAGGGCGTGCACGTGATGGACGCCAACAGCTTCGAGCAATACACGCTCGCCAACGACGTCGTGGGCGAGGCGGCGCCCTGGCTCGAGCCGGAGATCCACCTCCAGGCGGAGATGCTCGACGGGCAGGTGGTCGGACTGCAGCTGCCGGCGGCGATGGAGTACACGATCGCCGATACCGCACCGGTGATGAAGAGCGCGACGAAGACGGCCAGCACGAAGCCGGCCAAGCTCAGCAACGGCATGACCATCCAGGTGCCGGAGTTTCTGGACAGCGGCGTGCGGGTGCGGGTGGATCCGCGAACCGGGACCTACCTGGAGCGGGCGAAGTAGCTACGCCGGCGTCGTCGGCCGGTCGAGCGCTCTCCGAACCTGGCGCGCCAGGTCGCTGATGGTCCACGGCTTCGCCACGAACAGCACGCCCGGCTCGAGCAGCGAGCGCTGCCCGATGTCGCTCTCGGTGTAGCCGCTGGTGAACAGGAAGCGAGTCGCGGGGTCGGTGGCGCGCACGGCCTGGTAGAGCGCGGGCCCGCCCACCTTGGGCATCAACACGTCGGAGAGGATCAAGTCGATGTGGTCGCGGTGGTCGCGGTGCAGCCCGAGGGCCTCCTCGCCGTCGGCCGCCTCCATGACCGTGTAGCCGAGGCGCTCGAGGACCCGCCGGGTGGTGCTGCGCAGCTCCTCCTTGTCCTCGACCAGCAGGATCGTCTCGTTCCCTCCGACCAGCTCGTCGCGCTTGGCGGTCGCCGCGGCATCGACGGCCGCGGCCTCGGGGGACACCGGCAGGTAGACCTTGACGGCCGTCCCGATCCCCGGCTCGCTGTACACGTGCACAAAACCGCCGTGCTGCTTGGTGAGACCGTAGACCATCGCCATGCCCAGCCCGGTCCCCGTGCCGGGTGCCTTGGTCGTGAAGAAGGGCTCGAAGACCCGCTCGACGGTCGCCGGATCCATGCCGACGCCGGTGTCGTTCACCGCGACGCAGTAGTAGGACTGCGCCTCCCCCCACGACGCGGTCTCGGGGTACGCTCCGCGCGTCGGTGCGGCGGAAACCTCGATGGTGAGCGTGCCACCCTGAGCCATCGCGTCCCGCGCGTTGGTGACGAGGTTGAGCAGCACCTGCTGCAGCGCGCCGCTGTCGGCCCACACCGGGCACGGCTCCGGCGGCGGGACGATGCGCATCTCGACGTTGTCCGGGAGGATGGGCCGCACCATCTGGGACAGGTCGGCCACGACCTCGCGCAGGTCGAGCGTCTTGAAGTTGAGGTCGGCGCGCCGGCTGAAGCCAAGCAGCCCCTTGACCATGCTGGCGCCACCGCGCGCGGCGTCCTGGACCTTCCGCACGCTGATCAGGAGGTCGGTGCGGTCGGGCGGGATCGCCGAGGCCAGCAGCTCGCTGTTGGCGAGGATCACCGCGAGGATGTTGTTGAAGTCGTGCGCGATGCCGCCGGCCAGCTGGCCGATGGTCTCGAGCTTCTGCGCCTGCCGCAGCTGGGCCTCGAGCCAGCGGCGCTCCGCCGCCTCGGCGGCGGTGCGAATCCCCTCGACCCGGTGCAACACCTCCATCAGCTGCTCGGACGTCGTGTGGGGCGAGAACAGCCGCAGGACCGCTTCCTTGAAGGCCACGGCGAGGCGGGTGACGGCGTTGCGGTCCGGCGGCGGGGCGCCCGGGGGTGCGTTGGCGGCGCGACCGATCAGTCCCGCGCGGCCGGGGGGCGTCGTCCGGGGAGACTGCATCAGCGCGCGGGCCAGGATGCGATGCACGCCGAAAGGCTAGCGCCGCCGCGCCCGGCGAGAAAGGGTGCGCCCCGGGGGCGGCCCGCGGTTCTCCGCGGGGGGCCGTCCCGCTGCTAGGTTACACCCTCATGACGCCCGCCCTGCTGGCAGCGATCCTCCTCCTGGCACAGGGGCCCCGACAGGCCTCGGTGCTGCCGGCCGGGACCGCGATCCCCATCCGGTTCCCGGAGTCCATCGAGGGGGGACGCGAGAAAGTGGGCACCGTGGTCCTGCTCCAGACCACGGGACCGCTCGCGGCCCTGGGATGCGCGGTGGTCCCGGCGTTCGCGCGGGTCGCAGCCACCGTGCTCGTCTCGCGCCCGGCGAGATCGTTCGGCCGCAGGGGCCGGCTCGAGCTGCGCTTCGACTCGTTGGCGGCCGGCCGGGCCTGGGTGCCGCTCGCCGCGGTGCTCGATTCACTCGAGTGGGCCGCGCGAGGGACGCTCACCCGCCAGGGGGAGCTGGTGGAGCGGCCGCGCTCGCTCCGCGGCGTGGTGGGGACCGCCGGCGCCGTGGGGCTGGCGGGCGCTGCGACCGGAGTCGGCGTGGTGCCCGTGTTCGTCCTGACGGGAGTCAACCTCGCGCTGCGAGGTGGACAGGCCCACATCCTGGCTGGACAGCGCGGCTGGCTGCGGCTCTCGGCACCGCTGGAGGTGCCGGCACCGGCGCGGTGCGAGCCGGCGGTCAGTCCCTGGGTGAGCGCCGCCGTGCCGGCCGTCCCGGCCCTGCCGCCGCAGGCGACGGACAAGCGCGGCACCACCACCGCGGATCCCATCAATCTGCTGTTTCGCGGCACGCGTGCGGAGCTGGATACGGCGTTCGAGCGGGCGGGCTGGACCGCGGCGAAGCGGTCGACGTTCGGCGCACTGGCCGTCGAGACCGAGGCAATCGTGCTGCAGCGGAGCGACACCGCCGCGCCGATGAGCCACGAGTACTATCTGGGGCGCGTGGAGGATCTGCGGTACGAGCGCGCGAGCCTGTCGGCCCGGGCGCGGCACCACGCGCGTCTGTGGCGGGCGGACGCGTCCGACACCCTGTGGGCGGCCGCGGCCACCGAGGACATCGGCGTGCTGGTGAGCGCGCGACGTCGCACCGTCACCCACCGCATCGCGGCGGACATCGACCGTGAGCGCGACCTGCTGGTCGGGGATCTGCTGGCGGGTGGCTGCGTGGTGCTCGAGGGCTACGCCACGCTCCCGGGCGCGAAGCACGCCGGTACCAGCGTGGCGCACCAGCCGTACGTGACCGACGCGCGGGCGGCCGTCCTCCGCGCCTCGCGCTGCGCGACCTCAGGCCGCAAGGGAAGCGGCCTTCCCTAGACCAGATTCTTCAGCACGAACCAGACGTTGGCGGGGCGCTCGGCCAGGCGCCGCAGGTACCAGGCAAACCACGCACTCCCGTAACTGATCAGCACCCGCACCGTCTCCCCGGCCGAGGCCAGCGCCAGCTGGTCCCTCTCCCTGATCCCGTAGAGCATGTGGAACTCGCACCGGCGCGGCGGGACGCCCATCTCCGCCGCGCGGGCGCGAATCCGGGTCACGAGGCGCATGTCGTGGGTGCCGAAGACCGGCCGGGCTTTCCCCGCCGCCGCGCGCTCGAGGAGCCGGATGGCCAGGGCATAGTAGGCGGCATCGACCTCGCGCTTCTTCGGGAAGGCCGCGGATGGCGCTTCGGCGTACGCACCCTTCACCAGCCGAATGGCAGGCTCCAGCGGTAGCAGGGCCTCGAGGTCGCGCGGTGTCCGCCGCAGGTACGCCTGGAGGCAGACGCCGACGTCCAACCGGTCGGCCCGGATCCGCCGGTACAGGTCGAGCGTGGCCTCGGTGTAACGGCCGTCCTCCATGTCGATCCACAGGGTCGAGCCGCTCGGAGTGCGGGCGGCGAGCGCGCGTACGGCGCGCTCGCACGCGCCCGGGTCGGCGTCGAGGCCGAGCTGAGTGAGCTTGATCGAGAGCTGCGTCGGCAGCTCCGCCCGCTCGATCCGTGCGAGCGCGTCGCCGTAGTCACGCGCCACGTCCTCCGCCTCGGCGAGGGTCGTGACGTTCTCGCCGAGCTTGGTCAGGACCGTGCCGATGCCCCGCAGGGAGAGCGTGCGAGCGGCATCGAGGGCATCCGACAGCTCCTCTCCCGGCATGAACCTCCGGACGGCGCGGCCGACGAAGCGGCGACGCCGCAGCACGCCGGCGAGGAAGGGGCTGCGCGAGGCGCGCAGCAGGAGGCTGCGGGCGAGGGACACGTCACCGCCCTCCCGGCTGCCGGCCGGCCAGCGACTCGGCCGGCACGTGGTAGCAGGTGCGCCACAGACCGAGATAGGCGTCGACCTCCCGTTCCCACCGCGCGTCGTCCCATCCCAGCTCGGCCTGGCAGATCCGCTTCGCGTCGGGCAGCAGGGCGCGCGCACCCTCGGGCAGCAGCAGGCCGAGTCTCACCCGGCGCAGCAGCAGGTCGTCGAGGTGAACGACGCCCTCGGCGCGCGCCGCCCAGCGCAGCTCCGCCCAGAGGCTCCGCGTCCCGGGAATGGCCGCGAGCTCGCCCGGCTGCGCGGCGGAGGCCAGGCCCGCGGCCTCCATCCCGTAACGGCCCAGCAGCCGCCGGCGCGCCTCCTCGTCGAGCGCTTCCGCGCCGGGGGGGACGCGTGCGTCGACCGGGTCGATCACCCGCGTGCGGGCACGCAGCCCCTTGAGGGCCGGAAGCCGACGCCGCGCCGCTCTCAGGGCGTCGAGCGCCATCAGCCGGAAGGTCGTGAGCTTCCCTCCGGTCACCGTCAGCAGGCCCTCCTCGTCCCAGACCGCGTGGTCACGCGACTCCCGCGAGGGGTCGGCCTTGCCCGTGTTGATCACCGGCCGCACGCCGGAGAAGCTGGCCATCACGTCGGCGGGTCCGACGCCCAGCGACGGGAATTCCGCGTCGATGGCGGTGAAGAGGTAGCGGAGCTCGTCCGTCGTCATCGCGGGCTCGGCGTCGAGCGGGAGGGCGTGATCGACGTCGGTCGTTCCGATCAGGGTCGCCCCCTCCCACGGCATGAAGAACACCGGGCGGCCGTCGTGGGGATGCGAGACCGTCAGCGCCTGCGCCAGCGGGAACCGCCAGGCGGGGAAGGTGATGTGGCTGCCCCGCAGCGGGCGGATCCGCGCCGGCGCGCCCAATTGAGCGCGAAGCCGGTCCGCCCACGCGCCGGTGGCGTTGATGACCACCGTGGCCCGCACCTCGGCGGAGCGAGCCCGCTCGCGGTCCCGGAGCCGCACTCCGGTGACGATGCCGTCCTCCCGGATCAGGCCCTCCGCCGCCGCGTAGTTCAGCGCCACCGCGCCCGCCGCGACGGCCTCCTTGAGCACGCGCACCACCAGGCGCGCGTCGTCGGTCTGCGCGTCCCCGTAACGGAATCCACCCTTGAGGCCCCGCTGGGCGATGTGCGGGGCGAGCATCCGGAAGTCCTCGGCGTCGTAGTGCTGGTGGCTCCAACGCACGGCCAGCAGGTCGTAGAGGCTGAGTCCCGCCCGGTAGGTCAGCGATCCCGGTCGCACGCCGTCGTACGTGGCGAGCAGGAAACCCAGACGCTCCACCAGGCCGGGCGCCTCGGCTACGAGCCGCTCGCGCTCCGTGACGCTCGCCCGCGTGAGACGGAGTTTGCCCTCCTTCAGGTACCGGAGGCCGCCGTGCACCAGCTTGGACGAGCGGCTGGACGTGCCCCACGCGAAGTCGCGCTGCTCGACCAGCAGCGCCCGCAGGCCGCGGCGCGCCGCCTCGCGCAGGATC encodes:
- a CDS encoding glycerol-3-phosphate dehydrogenase/oxidase — encoded protein: MWRTGWRETVWAALGGPWDLLVIGGGITGAGILREAARRGLRALLVEQRDFAWGTSSRSSKLVHGGLRYLKEGKLRLTRASVTERERLVAEAPGLVERLGFLLATYDGVRPGSLTYRAGLSLYDLLAVRWSHQHYDAEDFRMLAPHIAQRGLKGGFRYGDAQTDDARLVVRVLKEAVAAGAVALNYAAAEGLIREDGIVTGVRLRDRERARSAEVRATVVINATGAWADRLRAQLGAPARIRPLRGSHITFPAWRFPLAQALTVSHPHDGRPVFFMPWEGATLIGTTDVDHALPLDAEPAMTTDELRYLFTAIDAEFPSLGVGPADVMASFSGVRPVINTGKADPSRESRDHAVWDEEGLLTVTGGKLTTFRLMALDALRAARRRLPALKGLRARTRVIDPVDARVPPGAEALDEEARRRLLGRYGMEAAGLASAAQPGELAAIPGTRSLWAELRWAARAEGVVHLDDLLLRRVRLGLLLPEGARALLPDAKRICQAELGWDDARWEREVDAYLGLWRTCYHVPAESLAGRQPGGR